One window from the genome of Macrobrachium rosenbergii isolate ZJJX-2024 chromosome 2, ASM4041242v1, whole genome shotgun sequence encodes:
- the LOC136842254 gene encoding zyxin-like produces the protein MSNSHKPPFIPLPVPPEYSVQWPPPSKQISKPSPLPGLAPVPVPKHPIDTPPGDPTIGSQSLPVPLECTEQCQAPSILDRKQSPNPIPVPDPALVPVPEHTPDLPSRDPNQDPPLLSSWLRYQCL, from the coding sequence ATGAGTAATTCTCATaagcctccattcattccactaccagtgccacctgagtactctgtgcagtggccacctccatccaagcagatttcaaagcccagtcctcTGCCAGGCcttgccccagtgccagtgccaaagcACCCAATAGATACCCCTCCTGGAGATCCAACAATTGGCTCTCagtctctgccagtgccacttgagtgcactgagcagtgccaagctccatccatcctGGACCGCAagcaatctccaaatcctataccagtgcctgaccctgccttagtgccagtgccagagcacaccccaGATCTcccttcaagagatcccaatcaggatccccCTCTTCTCTCGTCCTGGCTCCGCTACCAATGCCTTTAA